From the genome of Bubalus bubalis isolate 160015118507 breed Murrah chromosome 2, NDDB_SH_1, whole genome shotgun sequence, one region includes:
- the TMEM177 gene encoding transmembrane protein 177, which produces MAGPLWRATVFVQRHRTGLLVGSCAGLFGAQISYHLFPDPVVQWLYQYWPQGQPAPLSPELERLFQEVQQDIGIPSGHHFEAFTTFTFQPVSAGFPRLPGGAVVGIPASFLGGPVTNTDQPVVVHGQRVDWRSPAGTRLRDALTLSHDAQKFALAKEVVYLESGAATLQALPAPACLAGTWALGVGAKHALGLYGGPMSLRAAFNLVAAVAGFVAYAFSTDSLTHALEAWLDRRTASLSAAYARGGVEFYEKVLSGNLALRSLLGQRGQKLYTPSGNVIPRHWFRIKHLPYTARRDSVLQMWRAALGPSGS; this is translated from the coding sequence ATGGCAGGTCCCCTGTGGCGGGCCACAGTGTTTGTGCAGAGACACAGGACAGGCCTGTTGGTGGGCTCCTGTGCAGGCCTGTTTGGGGCCCAGATCTCGTACCACCTCTTCCCGgatcctgtggtccagtggctgtaCCAGTACTGGCCTCAGGGCCAGCCAGCGCCTCTGTCCCCAGAACTGGAGAGGCTCTTCCAGGAGGTGCAGCAGGACATTGGCATCCCCTCAGGCCACCACTTTGAGGCCTTTACCACCTTCACCTTCCAGCCTGTGAGCGCCGGCTTCCCGAGGCTCCCTGGTGGGGCTGTCGTAGGCATCCCCGCCAGCTTCCTGGGTGGCCCAGTGACCAACACTGACCAGCCTGTGGTTGTCCACGGGCAGCGAGTGGACTGGCGGAGCCCAGCAGGCACCCGGCTGAGAGATGCCCTGACCCTGTCTCACGATGCCCAGAAGTTCGCCTTGGCCAAGGAGGTGGTGTACCTGGAGAGTGGGGCAGCCACCCTGCAGGCCCTGCCAGCCCCAGCCTGCCTGGCAGGCACCTGGGCACTGGGTGTGGGGGCCAAGCACGCCTTGGGGCTCTACGGAGGCCCCATGAGCTTGCGGGCCGCCTTCAACTTGGTGGCAGCAGTGGCGGGCTTCGTGGCCTATGCCTTCTCCACCGACTCTCTCACTCACGCCCTGGAAGCCTGGCTGGACCGCCGCACGGCCTCCCTGTCTGCAGCCTATGCCCGGGGCGGGGTGGAATTCTACGAGAAGGTTCTGTCGGGCAACCTGGCCCTTCGCAGTCTGCTGGGCCAGCGGGGGCAGAAACTCTACACGCCCAGCGGGAACGTCATTCCCAGACACTGGTTCCGCATCAAACACCTGCCCTACACAGCCCGCCGGGACTCAGTGCTGCAGATGTGGCGGGCAGCGCTCGGCCCCAGCGGCTCCTGA